ATAGGACATCCATGTCCTACATAATCAATtacacaaaacaaatcaaacagATCATAAGGCCTTCTCCAACCCATTTGGGGCTAAACCCAAATTTCCCCCCTCCAAAAAGTAACTATTTGGATTTTGCCTGGACTCAAATCGTTTTTTCTCCCAACGCTCTagactcaaattttaagtccgcaactttattaaattgttcaAGAATGATTtaagtctaatttttttattattttttttatgaaaaacttttctttatttaatctttttaaataacttcataatttaatttttttgaaaaatttgacctaaaaaaattgaaattccacaaatataattttattccaaaagaaaacacacagcataaaaaaacacaagataattggaaaacaaaagaaggatTGAAACAATTGTCCACCTCATTCACCATCTCCAAAGCTCCTCCAAAGGTGATCGATCAAATCATGTCGGAGACTTTGATGCACATGTGGAGATCAAACTCTATTATGACGAATCATGTAATCAGAGAGAGTATGCCTATCTTGGTAGTACTCGTATGTAATGCTTGGCTCCAGCTCATATTGTCTTGTTTTGGCCCTCCTGGATTGTTGACACGCATCCTCATCATCAGATTCCTCTTCAATATATtcgtactcatcctccacaatcatgttatgcAAAATTATACACGTCATCATGATTGAGTGGAGGTTATCCTTGCACCACATATGTGCAGGGCCCCGAACAATAGCCCATTGAGCTTGTAGTATTCTAAATGCTCTTTTAACATCCTTCCTGTACGCTTCTTGCATTTGTGCAAAAAACCTCTTCTTTGGGTTATCAAGAGAAGAGATGGTCTTTAGCAAAGTAGCCTAACGGGGGTAGATCCCATCTGCGAAATAGTAGTTGTGGAA
Above is a window of Prunus persica cultivar Lovell chromosome G2, Prunus_persica_NCBIv2, whole genome shotgun sequence DNA encoding:
- the LOC109947225 gene encoding uncharacterized protein LOC109947225, yielding MQEAYRKDVKRAFRILQAQWAIVRGPAHMWCKDNLHSIMMTCIILHNMIVEDEYEYIEEESDDEDACQQSRRAKTRQYELEPSITYEYYQDRHTLSDYMIRHNRV